The proteins below come from a single Salinilacihabitans rarus genomic window:
- a CDS encoding heavy metal translocating P-type ATPase — MSTRTAHLEIQGMSCANCSQAVSGSVEALDGVTSASINFATDEGTVEYDPEETSLGAIYEAIEDAGYEAVSESRTITVMGMSCATCSETVGEAVAELPGVVRADVNFASDEARVEYNPDDASLSAIYEAIEGAGYEPVRDDEGDDGTERERAIERELRRQRRLVIGGGLLTLPFVPIMLAMFDVVELPHAVFGVDLGWFEFALATVLMATLGREFLVGAYRAFANNRQANMDTLVAMGTSVGYVYSAAVLLELIASEGLYFEAVAFILWFITLGNWLEVRSKARAGNALRELLRMEAEEATVVEDGEETQVPLADVEVGDLLKVRPGEKVPTDGVVVDGQSAVDESMLTGESVPVEKEPGDEVVGSTINENGVLLVEATKVGSETAIQQIVERVKEAQSRQPEIQRLVDRVSAYFVPAVIVNAVVWSLLWFAFPEPLANFVSALPTWGMVGGGPEVALPAGSGAGVPLVEFSIVVLASALLIACPCALGLATPAATMVGSTLAATNGVLFKGGDVLERVRGIDTVVFDKTGTLTHGEMTLTDVVVLGEGAAADGGTVADGGVLVDREEPLESYVLGAAATAESGSEHPIARAIVEGAEERGVEVGEPSEFENVPGHGIRAETDRGTVLIGRRKLLSEAGIDTDPAEETLERLEREGKTAMPVAVDGDLVGALAVADEVRESAKRTVAALRERGVEVVMLTGDNERTAEAVAREVGIDVENVRAEVLPEDKADHVETLQEDSHVMMVGDGVNDAPALTAAAIGVAIGSGTDVAIESADVTLMRDDPADVLKAVRISEATLAKVRQNLFWALVYNTTLVPIASLGLLNPALAGLAMATSSVSVMSNSLAFAKYDPHEDYRPVLLKPFDRFRR; from the coding sequence ATGAGTACCCGGACCGCGCACCTGGAGATCCAGGGCATGAGCTGTGCGAACTGCTCGCAGGCGGTGAGCGGTTCCGTCGAGGCCCTCGACGGGGTCACCTCGGCCAGTATCAACTTCGCCACCGACGAGGGCACCGTCGAGTACGACCCCGAGGAGACCTCGCTGGGGGCGATCTACGAGGCGATCGAGGACGCCGGCTACGAGGCCGTCTCCGAGTCGCGGACGATCACCGTGATGGGGATGTCGTGTGCGACCTGTTCGGAGACGGTCGGCGAGGCCGTCGCGGAGCTTCCGGGGGTCGTCCGCGCCGACGTGAACTTCGCCTCCGACGAGGCGCGCGTCGAGTACAACCCCGATGACGCCTCGCTGTCGGCCATCTACGAGGCGATCGAGGGCGCCGGCTACGAGCCGGTTCGCGACGACGAGGGCGACGACGGCACCGAGCGCGAGCGCGCAATCGAGCGCGAACTCCGCCGTCAGCGCCGGCTGGTGATCGGCGGCGGCCTGCTGACGCTGCCGTTCGTGCCGATCATGCTCGCGATGTTCGACGTCGTCGAACTGCCCCACGCCGTCTTCGGCGTCGACCTCGGCTGGTTCGAGTTCGCCCTCGCGACGGTGTTGATGGCGACGCTCGGCCGGGAGTTCCTCGTCGGCGCCTACCGGGCGTTCGCGAACAACCGGCAGGCGAACATGGACACGCTGGTCGCGATGGGGACCTCCGTGGGCTACGTCTACAGCGCGGCCGTCCTCCTCGAACTGATCGCCAGCGAGGGGCTCTACTTCGAGGCCGTCGCCTTCATCCTCTGGTTTATCACGCTGGGCAACTGGCTGGAGGTCCGCTCGAAGGCCCGCGCCGGCAACGCCCTGCGGGAACTCCTCCGGATGGAGGCCGAGGAGGCGACCGTCGTCGAGGACGGCGAGGAGACGCAGGTGCCGCTGGCTGACGTCGAGGTCGGCGACCTCCTGAAGGTCCGCCCCGGCGAGAAGGTTCCGACCGACGGCGTGGTCGTCGACGGCCAGAGCGCGGTCGACGAGTCGATGCTCACCGGCGAGTCCGTCCCCGTCGAGAAGGAACCGGGCGACGAAGTCGTCGGCTCGACGATCAACGAGAACGGCGTTTTGCTCGTGGAGGCGACGAAGGTCGGCTCCGAGACGGCGATCCAGCAGATCGTCGAACGGGTCAAGGAGGCCCAGTCGCGCCAGCCCGAGATTCAGCGGCTCGTCGACCGGGTGAGCGCCTACTTCGTCCCCGCGGTGATCGTCAACGCCGTCGTCTGGTCGCTGCTGTGGTTCGCGTTCCCCGAACCGCTGGCCAACTTCGTCTCCGCGCTCCCGACGTGGGGGATGGTCGGCGGCGGCCCCGAGGTGGCGCTGCCTGCCGGCTCCGGGGCGGGGGTCCCACTCGTCGAGTTCTCCATCGTCGTCCTCGCCAGCGCGCTGCTGATCGCCTGTCCCTGCGCGCTCGGTCTGGCGACTCCCGCCGCGACGATGGTCGGTTCGACGCTCGCGGCCACCAACGGCGTCCTCTTCAAGGGCGGCGACGTGCTCGAACGGGTCCGCGGCATCGACACCGTCGTCTTCGACAAGACCGGCACGCTGACCCACGGCGAGATGACGCTGACCGACGTCGTCGTCCTCGGCGAGGGCGCGGCGGCCGACGGCGGCACCGTCGCCGACGGCGGCGTGCTGGTCGACCGCGAGGAGCCCCTCGAATCGTACGTCCTCGGCGCGGCCGCGACCGCCGAGTCGGGCTCCGAGCACCCCATCGCGCGGGCTATCGTCGAGGGCGCCGAGGAGCGGGGCGTCGAAGTCGGCGAGCCCAGCGAGTTCGAGAACGTCCCCGGCCACGGCATCCGCGCCGAGACCGACCGCGGAACCGTGCTGATCGGCCGGCGGAAACTGCTCTCCGAGGCGGGAATCGACACCGATCCCGCCGAGGAGACGCTCGAACGCCTCGAACGCGAGGGGAAGACGGCGATGCCCGTCGCGGTCGACGGCGACCTCGTGGGCGCCCTCGCCGTCGCCGACGAGGTCCGCGAGAGCGCGAAGCGGACGGTGGCGGCGCTGCGCGAGCGCGGCGTCGAAGTCGTGATGCTCACCGGCGACAACGAGCGCACGGCCGAGGCGGTCGCCCGCGAGGTCGGCATCGACGTCGAGAACGTCCGCGCCGAGGTGCTGCCCGAGGACAAGGCCGACCACGTCGAGACGCTCCAGGAGGACTCCCACGTCATGATGGTCGGCGACGGCGTCAACGACGCGCCCGCGCTGACCGCCGCGGCCATCGGCGTCGCCATCGGCTCCGGCACCGACGTCGCCATCGAGAGCGCCGACGTGACGCTGATGCGCGACGACCCCGCGGACGTGCTCAAGGCCGTCCGCATCTCCGAGGCGACGCTCGCGAAGGTCCGCCAGAACCTCTTCTGGGCGCTCGTCTACAACACGACGCTGGTCCCCATCGCCTCGCTCGGCCTGCTCAACCCCGCGCTCGCCGGACTGGCGATGGCCACCTCGAGCGTGAGCGTGATGTCGAACAGTCTGGCGTTCGCGAAGTACGACCCCCACGAGGACTACCGGCCGGTCCTCCTGAAGCCGTTCGACCGGTTCCGCCGGTGA
- a CDS encoding DUF7473 family protein, with translation MSVDATRPAAATAAGARVIPTGAPPAVAAPGPGGPLAYLGTFVLATLFYAVTLHVAARYVLGAVPFRRALTVAPAPALSSILLAGFGPAVVAPATFAVAYVAIVAVYDLRYRTALVVAVCYYAVAVIVGLTVRSLLGLLG, from the coding sequence GTGAGCGTCGACGCCACCCGTCCGGCGGCCGCGACGGCCGCCGGAGCGCGCGTGATCCCGACCGGAGCGCCGCCGGCGGTCGCCGCGCCGGGCCCCGGCGGCCCGCTCGCGTACCTCGGCACGTTCGTCCTCGCGACGCTGTTCTACGCCGTCACGTTGCACGTCGCCGCCCGCTACGTCCTCGGTGCCGTCCCGTTCCGGCGGGCGCTGACGGTCGCGCCCGCGCCGGCGCTGTCGTCGATCCTGCTCGCGGGGTTCGGTCCGGCCGTCGTCGCTCCGGCGACGTTCGCCGTCGCCTACGTCGCCATCGTCGCCGTCTACGACCTGCGCTACCGGACGGCGCTCGTGGTCGCCGTCTGCTACTACGCCGTCGCGGTGATCGTCGGTCTGACGGTGCGCAGCCTCCTCGGACTGCTCGGGTAA
- a CDS encoding AAA family ATPase: MDAPLWTETYAPDLDELPQDDARAYLQRAVEEPINLVLQGPPGSGKTAAARALAREAHDSENDLIEINVADFFGRTKTEIKNDPRFEHFLVGRSRLSKRDMINRVLKESASYAPVSGSYKTILLDNAEDVREDFQQALRRIMEQHHRTTQFIVATRQPSKLIPPIRSRCFPVSVRAPTSEETVAVLERIVEAEGVEYDADGLEFVAGYADGDLRRAILAAQTTALDAGEITMSAAYETIGSVGLDEEVESMLDDAEAGEFTDARKTLDDLLVDEGLDGEEVLGAILQAARKRYQGDDLARIHRLAADVEFEMHEGTSDRVHVSHLLAELGRDA; the protein is encoded by the coding sequence ATGGACGCGCCGCTGTGGACCGAGACGTACGCTCCCGACCTCGACGAGTTGCCACAGGACGACGCCCGCGCGTACCTCCAGCGGGCCGTCGAGGAGCCCATCAACCTCGTGTTGCAGGGACCGCCCGGGAGCGGCAAGACGGCGGCGGCGCGCGCGCTGGCCCGCGAGGCCCACGACTCCGAGAACGACCTGATCGAGATCAACGTCGCGGACTTCTTCGGGCGGACGAAGACCGAGATCAAGAACGACCCCCGGTTCGAGCACTTCCTCGTCGGCCGGTCGCGGCTGTCGAAACGCGACATGATAAACCGCGTCCTCAAGGAGTCGGCGAGCTACGCGCCCGTCTCGGGCAGCTACAAGACGATCCTGCTCGACAACGCCGAGGACGTCCGCGAGGACTTCCAGCAGGCGCTGCGCCGGATCATGGAGCAACACCACCGGACGACGCAGTTTATCGTCGCGACGCGCCAGCCCTCGAAGCTCATTCCGCCGATCCGCTCGCGGTGTTTCCCGGTCTCGGTGCGAGCGCCGACGAGCGAGGAGACCGTCGCCGTCCTCGAACGCATCGTCGAGGCCGAGGGCGTCGAGTACGACGCCGACGGCCTCGAGTTCGTCGCCGGCTACGCCGACGGCGACCTCCGGCGGGCGATCCTCGCCGCGCAGACGACCGCGCTCGACGCCGGCGAGATCACGATGAGCGCGGCCTACGAGACGATCGGTTCGGTCGGTCTCGACGAGGAGGTCGAGTCGATGCTCGACGACGCCGAGGCCGGCGAGTTCACGGACGCCCGGAAGACCCTCGACGACCTGCTCGTCGACGAGGGACTGGACGGCGAGGAGGTGCTCGGGGCGATCCTGCAGGCCGCGCGCAAGCGCTACCAGGGCGACGACCTCGCGCGGATCCACCGGCTGGCCGCCGACGTCGAGTTCGAGATGCACGAGGGGACGAGCGACCGGGTCCACGTCTCGCACCTGCTTGCGGAACTCGGCCGGGACGCCTGA
- a CDS encoding AbrB/MazE/SpoVT family DNA-binding domain-containing protein has product MSETDADEEYGTAELNDRGRLTIPKALRDDLSLEGGTEFRVVREGGDIRLVRELPELETLTRGDEWGKETFRDAGDATFGGR; this is encoded by the coding sequence GTGAGCGAAACCGACGCCGACGAGGAGTACGGCACCGCGGAGCTCAACGACCGAGGGCGGTTGACGATCCCGAAAGCGCTGCGCGACGACCTCAGCCTCGAAGGCGGGACCGAGTTCCGGGTCGTCCGGGAGGGTGGCGACATCCGACTCGTCCGGGAACTTCCCGAACTCGAGACGCTCACGCGAGGGGACGAGTGGGGCAAGGAAACGTTCCGCGACGCGGGCGACGCCACGTTCGGAGGGCGGTGA
- a CDS encoding AsnC family transcriptional regulator produces the protein MRELDETDMEILTLLGEDARRPFSDIADAVDLSGPAVSDRVRRLEEAGIIRRFTVEVDRSQLRAGVPVFVRVSLPPGAVDDCRDRVADADAVEHVFVTADGDLWFHARAAVRNVRRWLDGLLPAGAEYDVTLIDETEWTPSLDGAAFALTCAECGNTVDSEGESARIDDEVYHFCCPSCAGRFRERYERIEEGA, from the coding sequence ATGCGCGAGCTAGACGAGACCGACATGGAGATCCTGACCCTCCTCGGCGAGGACGCCCGGCGGCCGTTCAGCGACATCGCCGACGCGGTCGACCTCTCGGGACCGGCGGTCTCCGACCGCGTCCGCCGCCTCGAAGAGGCGGGGATCATCCGGCGGTTCACCGTCGAGGTCGACCGATCGCAACTCCGGGCGGGGGTTCCGGTGTTCGTCCGGGTCTCGCTCCCGCCGGGCGCGGTCGACGACTGCCGGGACCGCGTCGCGGACGCCGACGCGGTCGAACACGTGTTCGTCACCGCCGACGGCGACCTCTGGTTCCACGCCCGCGCGGCGGTCCGGAACGTCCGCCGGTGGCTCGACGGCCTCCTCCCGGCGGGCGCCGAGTACGACGTGACGCTGATCGACGAGACCGAGTGGACGCCGTCGCTCGACGGCGCGGCGTTCGCGCTCACCTGCGCGGAGTGTGGCAACACCGTCGACAGCGAGGGGGAGTCCGCGCGCATCGACGACGAGGTGTACCACTTCTGCTGTCCGTCCTGTGCGGGCCGGTTCCGGGAGCGCTACGAGCGCATCGAGGAGGGCGCCTGA
- a CDS encoding methyltransferase domain-containing protein: MYLVELGGEDDAFAAREAESAATGVRRIAPGLAVADAVVPERVRGLAYVHRASELIGRTDADVESARALLEAAPIDREGTVAVRATDVHGSTGVSTAAAERALGSVLVERGFAVDLDDPDHVLRAAFSEGRLDAGDDPLDSADGEARGEAVSVCALGWLEAESVRDFGTRAPTDKPFFQPGSMDPLLARAVANVAGARPGRTLLDPMCGTGGVLVEAGLVGADVLGTDAQRKMTRGARENLAHYLDSAESSPAGVARGDWHVGRGDATRLPLRDDAVDAVVFDAPYGRQSKIETHRLEDLVAGALSEARRVAPRAVVIADRSWAAQAREAGWEIESAFERRVHRSLTRYVLVLEDAA; this comes from the coding sequence GTGTACCTGGTCGAACTCGGCGGCGAGGACGACGCGTTCGCGGCCCGCGAGGCGGAAAGCGCCGCGACCGGCGTCCGCCGGATCGCGCCGGGGCTCGCCGTCGCCGACGCGGTCGTCCCCGAGCGGGTCCGGGGGCTGGCGTACGTCCACCGCGCGAGCGAACTGATCGGCCGGACCGACGCCGACGTCGAGAGCGCCCGCGCGCTGCTCGAGGCGGCGCCGATCGACCGCGAGGGGACCGTCGCGGTGCGGGCGACCGACGTCCACGGCTCGACCGGCGTCAGCACGGCCGCGGCCGAGCGCGCGCTCGGGAGCGTCCTCGTCGAGCGCGGCTTCGCGGTCGACCTCGACGACCCCGACCACGTCCTGCGCGCGGCGTTCTCGGAGGGGCGACTCGACGCGGGGGACGACCCCCTCGACTCCGCCGACGGGGAGGCCCGCGGCGAGGCCGTCTCGGTCTGCGCGCTCGGCTGGCTCGAAGCCGAGAGCGTCCGGGACTTCGGGACGCGGGCGCCGACGGACAAACCCTTCTTCCAGCCCGGCAGCATGGACCCGCTGCTGGCCCGCGCGGTCGCCAACGTCGCCGGCGCGCGCCCCGGCCGGACCCTTCTGGACCCGATGTGTGGCACCGGCGGCGTCCTCGTCGAGGCCGGCCTCGTCGGCGCGGACGTGCTCGGCACCGACGCCCAGCGGAAGATGACCCGCGGCGCGCGCGAGAACCTCGCACACTACCTCGACTCCGCGGAATCCTCGCCCGCGGGCGTCGCCCGCGGCGACTGGCACGTCGGCCGCGGCGACGCCACCCGCCTCCCGCTGCGCGACGACGCCGTCGACGCCGTCGTCTTCGACGCGCCCTACGGCCGGCAGTCGAAGATCGAGACCCACCGCCTCGAAGACCTCGTCGCGGGCGCGCTCTCGGAGGCCCGCCGCGTGGCCCCGCGGGCGGTCGTGATCGCGGACCGCTCGTGGGCCGCGCAGGCGCGCGAGGCCGGCTGGGAGATCGAGTCGGCGTTCGAGCGGCGGGTCCACCGGTCGCTGACGCGGTACGTGCTGGTCCTCGAAGACGCGGCGTGA
- the hisG gene encoding ATP phosphoribosyltransferase produces MRIAVPNKGRLHEPTIDLLERAGLHLENGADRKLYAETVDPEVTVLFVRAADIPEYVADGAADLGITGLDQVHEAGVDVAELLDLEFGRCRLVLAAPEDGDVERVADLEGKTVATEFPNVTREFVAERGVDADVVEVTGATELTPHVEMADAIVDITSTGTTLAVNRLAVVEEVLESSVRLFAREDVADEPKVREVQTALSSVLAAEGKRYLMMNVPVDRLDDVREVIPGLGGPTIMDIASGGERGDSPGSQNATRSDDGAEKVAVHAVVDERDVFETITEVKKLGASGILVTEIERLVD; encoded by the coding sequence ATGCGAATCGCCGTCCCCAACAAGGGCCGCCTGCACGAGCCGACGATCGACCTCCTCGAGCGGGCGGGACTGCACCTCGAGAACGGAGCCGACCGCAAACTGTACGCGGAGACGGTCGACCCGGAGGTCACCGTCCTCTTCGTTCGCGCGGCGGACATCCCCGAGTACGTCGCCGACGGCGCCGCCGACCTCGGGATCACCGGGCTCGATCAGGTCCACGAGGCCGGCGTCGACGTCGCGGAACTGCTCGACCTCGAGTTCGGCCGGTGTCGGCTGGTGCTGGCGGCGCCCGAGGACGGCGACGTCGAGCGCGTCGCGGACCTCGAAGGGAAGACGGTCGCCACGGAGTTCCCGAACGTCACCCGCGAGTTCGTCGCCGAGCGCGGCGTCGACGCCGACGTCGTCGAGGTGACCGGCGCGACGGAACTGACCCCCCACGTCGAGATGGCCGACGCCATCGTCGACATCACCTCGACGGGGACGACGCTCGCGGTCAACCGGCTGGCGGTCGTCGAGGAGGTACTCGAGAGTTCGGTGCGGCTGTTCGCCCGCGAGGACGTCGCCGACGAGCCGAAGGTACGCGAGGTGCAGACGGCGCTCTCGTCGGTTCTCGCGGCCGAGGGCAAGCGCTACCTGATGATGAACGTCCCCGTGGACCGCCTCGACGACGTCCGTGAGGTGATCCCCGGCCTCGGCGGGCCGACGATCATGGACATCGCCAGCGGCGGTGAGCGGGGCGACTCGCCGGGCAGTCAGAACGCGACGCGTTCCGACGACGGCGCGGAGAAGGTGGCCGTCCACGCCGTCGTCGACGAGCGGGACGTCTTCGAGACGATCACCGAGGTGAAAAAGCTCGGGGCGAGTGGCATTCTGGTGACCGAAATCGAGCGGCTGGTCGACTGA
- a CDS encoding acyl-CoA thioesterase codes for MPTVLETRIRNRFRVQPNHANNNETLHGGTLMKWLDEVGAMSAMRFAGETCVTARVNELDFVRPIGLGDTALVEAYVYDAGRTSVRVAIRAWREEPRTGGTEGTTESTFTFVAIDEDGRPTPVPDLTVGTGEGERLRERALAAEE; via the coding sequence ATGCCGACCGTTCTCGAAACTCGCATCCGAAACCGCTTTCGCGTCCAGCCGAACCACGCGAACAACAACGAAACGCTCCACGGGGGCACCCTGATGAAGTGGCTCGACGAGGTGGGCGCGATGTCCGCGATGCGCTTTGCCGGCGAGACCTGCGTCACCGCCCGGGTGAACGAACTCGACTTCGTCCGGCCGATCGGACTGGGCGACACCGCCCTCGTCGAGGCGTACGTCTACGACGCCGGCCGGACGAGCGTCCGCGTCGCCATCCGCGCGTGGCGCGAGGAGCCCCGGACCGGCGGGACCGAGGGGACGACCGAGTCGACGTTCACGTTCGTCGCGATCGACGAGGACGGGCGGCCGACGCCGGTCCCCGACCTGACCGTCGGGACGGGGGAGGGCGAACGGCTTCGCGAGCGGGCGCTCGCGGCCGAGGAGTGA
- a CDS encoding TATA-box-binding protein, giving the protein MTDPKDTINIENVVASTGIGQELDLQSVAMDLEGADYDPEQFPGLVYRTQNPKSAALIFRSGKIVCTGAKSTDDVHESLRIVFDKLRELQIQVNEDPEIVVQNIVTSADLGRNLNLNAIAIGLGLENIEYEPEQFPGLVYRLDEPEVVALLFGSGKLVITGGKKPEDAEHAVDKIVSRLEDLGLLE; this is encoded by the coding sequence ATGACGGATCCGAAGGACACCATCAACATCGAAAACGTGGTGGCGTCGACCGGCATCGGGCAGGAACTCGACCTCCAGAGCGTCGCGATGGACCTCGAGGGGGCCGACTACGACCCCGAGCAGTTCCCCGGTCTCGTCTACCGCACCCAGAACCCCAAGTCCGCCGCGCTCATCTTCCGCTCGGGCAAGATCGTCTGCACCGGCGCCAAGAGCACCGACGACGTCCACGAGAGCCTGCGCATCGTCTTCGACAAACTGCGCGAACTCCAGATTCAGGTCAACGAGGACCCCGAAATCGTCGTCCAGAACATCGTCACCTCGGCCGACCTCGGCCGCAACCTCAACCTGAACGCCATCGCCATCGGCCTCGGTCTGGAGAACATCGAGTACGAACCCGAGCAGTTCCCCGGCCTCGTCTACCGCCTCGACGAACCCGAGGTCGTCGCGCTGCTGTTTGGCTCCGGCAAACTCGTCATCACCGGCGGGAAAAAGCCCGAGGACGCCGAACACGCCGTCGACAAGATCGTCTCGCGCCTCGAGGACCTCGGCCTGCTCGAGTAA
- a CDS encoding type II toxin-antitoxin system VapC family toxin has product MASRRVLPDLNALSIQLVDDHPGHPYVADELVPALTGTDTLVVFGYLPLRIQWVLEDLGFEMHEARNAVSSLLRYPIEFVDIDDETVLDAYECSAEKNHDVYDCFYVALARAADVDTLVTTDRDFERLCADEPFEYVNPVPDDVLERFHDVS; this is encoded by the coding sequence ATGGCGTCGAGACGCGTTCTCCCGGACCTCAACGCGCTTTCGATCCAGCTCGTCGACGACCACCCCGGCCACCCATACGTCGCCGACGAACTGGTCCCGGCACTCACGGGTACGGACACGCTGGTGGTGTTCGGCTACCTCCCGTTGCGAATCCAGTGGGTTCTCGAAGACCTCGGGTTCGAGATGCACGAGGCGCGAAACGCCGTTTCCTCGCTGTTGCGGTATCCGATCGAGTTCGTCGATATCGACGACGAGACGGTGCTCGACGCCTACGAGTGCAGCGCCGAGAAGAACCACGACGTCTACGACTGCTTCTACGTCGCGCTCGCGCGGGCGGCCGACGTCGACACCCTGGTGACGACCGATCGCGACTTCGAACGGCTGTGCGCGGACGAACCCTTCGAGTACGTCAATCCCGTCCCCGACGACGTGCTCGAACGGTTTCACGACGTGAGCTGA
- a CDS encoding DUF7282 domain-containing protein, protein MTTRLATAKRLGAVLIAVAVVLAAAAIVGQAPEIFGAEPEEPEASIEFEDQTGNGTDVTIDAVETSDGGFVVITDGAGETVAVSEYVEAGDHENVTVAAGAADEEGEAELFGQLTATVHRDTDGNESYDYDETDGEADVPYLEDGYPVSDTATITRADRSGGPGNDSFVVESLDAPATAGTNETIEVAAEIRNPTDFENRQRVEFRLDGAVLERRVLDLSADESREVTFEIDLAGAEPGTHTIGVYTAGDGELSEIDLAYEGEPRVAVVAANASSVTVDAALPEAGFVAVENDSGETIGTGGELDPGEHGNVTVGFDRAVEENETLTATLLAGDPTDPEAATPFAVDGDPVEATFTVGDAGTDADADGAGNESASNESDADGA, encoded by the coding sequence ATGACCACCAGACTCGCCACGGCGAAGCGACTCGGCGCCGTCCTGATCGCGGTCGCGGTCGTCCTCGCGGCGGCGGCGATCGTCGGCCAGGCGCCCGAGATCTTCGGGGCCGAACCCGAGGAGCCGGAGGCCTCGATCGAGTTCGAGGACCAGACAGGGAACGGCACCGACGTGACGATCGACGCGGTAGAGACCTCCGACGGCGGCTTCGTCGTCATCACGGACGGGGCCGGCGAGACCGTCGCCGTCTCGGAGTACGTCGAGGCCGGCGACCACGAGAACGTCACCGTCGCGGCCGGCGCGGCCGACGAGGAAGGCGAGGCGGAGCTGTTCGGCCAGTTGACGGCGACCGTCCACCGTGACACCGACGGCAACGAGAGCTACGACTACGACGAGACCGACGGCGAGGCGGACGTCCCGTACCTCGAGGACGGCTACCCCGTCAGCGACACCGCGACGATCACGCGGGCCGACCGGTCGGGCGGGCCCGGCAACGACTCGTTCGTCGTCGAGTCGCTCGACGCCCCCGCGACGGCCGGGACGAACGAGACGATCGAGGTCGCCGCCGAGATCCGCAACCCGACCGACTTCGAGAACCGCCAGCGCGTCGAGTTCCGCCTCGACGGGGCGGTCCTCGAACGGCGGGTGCTCGACCTGTCGGCCGACGAGTCCCGCGAGGTGACCTTCGAGATCGACCTCGCGGGCGCCGAACCCGGCACCCACACCATCGGCGTCTACACGGCCGGCGACGGCGAACTCTCCGAGATCGACCTCGCGTACGAGGGGGAACCACGCGTCGCGGTCGTCGCGGCGAACGCGTCGAGCGTCACCGTCGATGCGGCCCTGCCCGAGGCGGGCTTCGTCGCCGTCGAGAACGACAGCGGCGAGACGATCGGGACCGGCGGCGAACTCGATCCGGGCGAACACGGCAACGTCACCGTCGGCTTCGACCGGGCGGTCGAGGAGAACGAGACCCTGACCGCGACCCTCCTCGCGGGCGACCCGACCGACCCCGAGGCGGCGACGCCGTTCGCGGTCGACGGCGACCCGGTCGAGGCGACGTTCACCGTGGGGGACGCGGGCACGGACGCCGACGCGGACGGCGCGGGCAACGAGAGCGCCTCGAACGAGTCCGACGCCGACGGCGCGTAG
- a CDS encoding DUF7344 domain-containing protein, translated as MTLIGDRPADRSDRSTADGETAGEALDSPGDVVAVLRPRRRREVLRCVLAADGPVAVQTLVRRLAESETDPTLETTLLQQCQRVYESLRRTHLPVLDEYGIVEYHPGRGFVLPAAGLLALEPFFDDAGLGRPE; from the coding sequence ATGACGCTCATCGGTGACCGACCGGCGGACCGTTCGGACCGATCCACGGCAGACGGCGAGACGGCCGGCGAGGCCCTCGATTCCCCGGGCGACGTCGTCGCCGTCCTCCGGCCGCGCCGCCGGCGGGAAGTGCTCCGGTGCGTGCTCGCGGCCGACGGCCCCGTCGCCGTCCAGACGCTGGTCCGGCGTCTCGCCGAGTCCGAGACCGATCCGACGCTGGAGACGACCCTCCTCCAGCAGTGCCAGCGCGTCTACGAGTCGCTGCGCCGGACCCACCTCCCGGTCCTCGACGAGTACGGCATCGTCGAGTACCACCCCGGTCGGGGGTTCGTCCTCCCGGCCGCGGGGCTGCTGGCGCTCGAACCGTTCTTCGACGACGCCGGACTGGGCCGCCCGGAGTGA